In Antechinus flavipes isolate AdamAnt ecotype Samford, QLD, Australia chromosome 3, AdamAnt_v2, whole genome shotgun sequence, a genomic segment contains:
- the CHAMP1 gene encoding chromosome alignment-maintaining phosphoprotein 1: MEVFPELRKQPERLECDHCSFKGTDYENVQIHMGTIHPEYCDEMDAGGLGKMIFYQKTAKLFHCHKCFFTSKMYCNVYYHITSQHSVKDKWDDKQKKQLDKETEAVKTPLFPESQKMSNSSEIQKSMPVFSTESQKSTLIQSSESSHTTPASSPELQKPTSGESQKLSVGSDLQKPVLSESQKSSPVPSPESPELLPSLELQKLTSMSPEPQKSPVANPLAQKLSHFTETLRTPLSTSPEPQEPVLASSPEPWGSSPSSSPESQKPALTESPEPRRPSPAVSPESWKPSPAVSPEPRRPAPAVSPGPWKPVVSTSPRPWKPPPSASPGPWKSANKPAPSVSPGPWKPLPLSSGPWKPSPPMSPGSWKPLPVSPSSWKSTTSEAWKPGPPELRKTSPMSPELWKPGPSSPETRKTGPPLSPEPRKLSPSSPEARKPASSSPEARKIGPSLSPEARKAGPPLSPELRLPGPPLSPESRKSGPPLSPELRKISPSLSPEARKTGAPLSPELRKSGPPLSPEIRKAVPPLSPDLRKSGLPVLSELRKSGPPLSPELRKSGPSMSPDHQKSSVSPELWKVSSDQWKPSISGESWKPTSNDFTESQKTVTPGSPDVWKSSFFLEPQKPVFPESRKPGSSESLKLASETRKPTISGDVDPRKSALFSESPKSISSESRKRALFPESRKHTPFPELHKSVALYPESQKLVESSEYDETMEDEKDDILTQEDALYSCQKKFKKDNPDNSDTELSSSECGKADLDFLDLKGQESNSDQEQVDVESVDFTKEKMDATDQPKSILQFTDEKEAFISEEEIAKYMKRGKGKYFCKICCCRAMKKGAVLHHLVNKHNVHSPYKCTICGKAFLLESLLKNHVAAHGQSLLKCPRCNFESNFPRGFKKHLTHCQNRHNEEANKKLMETIEPPPPPPPPPPPPSPPPPPPPEEQT; encoded by the coding sequence atggaagtatTCCCAGAACTTCGTAAACAACCAGAACGTTTGGAATGTGATCACTGCAGTTTCAAAGGCACAGATTATGAAAATGTACAGATCCATATGGGTACCATCCATCCAGAGTATTGTGATGAAATGGATGCTGGTGGGTTAGGTAAAATGATATTTTACCAGAAAACTGCAAAGTTGTTTCACTGCCATAAATGTTTTTTTACCAGCAAAATGTACTGCAATGTGTACTATCACATTACATCCCAACATTCAGTAAAAGATAAGTGGGACGATAAACAGAAAAAACAGTTGGATAAGGAGACAGAAGCCGTGAAAACCCCTCTCTTCCCTGAGTCCCAGAAAATGTCTAATTCATCTGAAATTCAGAAATCCATGCCTGTTTTTTCAACAGAGTCACAGAAATCTACTCTTATTCAATCATCAGAATCATCTCACACTACTCCTGCTAGTTCTCCAGAGCTCCAGAAACCTACTTCTGGAGAGTCACAGAAACTTTCTGTTGGCTCTGACCTTCAAAAACCTGTCCTTTCTGAGTCTCAGAAATCTTCTCCTGTTCCTTCTCCAGAATCCCCGGAACTTCTCCCTTCTTTGGAACTACAGAAACTTACTTCTATGTCTCCCGAGCCACAGAAGTCTCCTGTTGCTAATCCCTTGGCCCAGaagctctctcattttacagagacaTTGAGAACTCCTTTGTCAACTTCTCCTGAACCACAAGAACCAGTTCTAGCTTCTTCTCCTGAGCCTTGGGGATCATCTCCAAGTTCATCTCCTGAATCCCAGAAACCAGCTCTGACTGAATCTCCTGAACCTAGAAGGCCATCACCCGCTGTTTCTCCCGAGTCTTGGAAACCATCACCTGCTGTGTCCCCTGAACCAAGAAGGCCAGCTCCAGCAGTATCGCCAGGTCCTTGGAAACCTGTGGTATCTACATCTCCTAGACCTTGGAAACCTCCTCCTTCTGCATCACCTGGACCATGGAAGTCTGCTAATAAGCCTGCTCCTTCTGTGTCTCCTGGACCTTGGAAACCTTTACCTCTGTCATCTGGACCTTGGAAGCCGAGTCCACCTATGTCACCTGGATCCTGGAAGCCTTTACCTGTATCACCTAGTTCATGGAAATCTACCACGTCTGAGGCATGGAAGCCTGGACCCCCAGAACTTCGAAAGACATCTCCTATGTCACCTGAACTCTGGAAACCAGGTCCTTCTTCCCCAGAGACTCGCAAAACTGGTCCTCCATTGTCCCCTGAGCCTCGTAAACTAAGTCCCTCATCCCCAGAAGCTCGTAAACCAGCTTCTTCATCCCCTGAGGCCCGGAAGATTGGTCCCTCATTATCCCCAGAGGCCCGGAAGGCAGGCCCTCCCCTGTCACCTGAACTCCGTTTGCCAGGTCCCCCATTGTCTCCTGAATCCCGTAAATCAGGTCCTCCATTGTCCCCTGAACTTCGTAAAATAAGTCCCTCATTGTCCCCTGAAGCTCGAAAAACAGGTGCCCCTTTATCACCTGAGCTCCGAAAATCAGGTCCCCCACTGTCCCCTGAAATTCGTAAGGCAGTTCCTCCATTGTCCCCTGACCTTCGTAAGTCAGGACTTCCAGTATTATCTGAGCTCCGGAAGTCAGGTCCTCCATTGTCCCCTGAGCTCCGAAAATCAGGCCCTTCAATGTCTCCTGACCACCAAAAGTCTTCAGTATCACCAGAACTCTGGAAGGTTTCTTCTGATCAGTGGAAACCTTCTATTTCTGGAGAGTCTTGGAAACCTACTTCTAATGATTTTACTGAATCCCAGAAGACTGTAACTCCTGGGTCTCCAGATGTCTGGaagtcttccttttttcttgaacCTCAGAAACCTGTCTTCCCTGAATCCCGGAAACCTGGTTCATCTGAATCTCTTAAATTGGCTTCAGAGACCCGAAAACCTACTATTTCTGGTGATGTTGACCCCCGAAAATCTGCCCTTTTCTCTGAGTCCCCCAAAAGCATATCTTCTGAGTCGCGGAAACGGGCTCTCTTCCCAGAATCAAGGAAACATACCCCTTTTCCTGAGCTTCACAAATCTGTTGCTCTTTACCCTGAATCTCAGAAGTTAGTTGAGTCTAGTGAGTATGATGAAACCATGGAAGATGAAAAAGATGATATTTTGACTCAGGAAGATGCATTATATTCTTGTCAAAAGAAGTTCAAGAAAGATAACCCAGACAACTCTGACACAGAACTTAGTAgtagtgaatgtggaaaagcaGATTTAGATTTCCTAGATCTAAAAGGCCAGGAATCCAACAGTGATCAAGAGCAAGTTGATGTGGAATCAGTTGATTTCACTAAGGAAAAAATGGATGCTACTGATCAGCCAAAAAGCATCCtgcagtttacagatgagaaggaGGCTTTTATCTCTgaagaggaaatagcaaaatatatgaagcgaggaaaaggaaaatatttttgcaagaTTTGTTGCTGTCGTGCTATGAAAAAAGGTGCTGTTTTGCATCATTTAGTTAACAAGCATAATGTTCATAGCCCATATAAATGCACAATATGTGGAAAGGCTTTTCTTTTGGAATCTCTTCTTAAAAATCATGTTGCAGCTCATGGGCAAAGTTTACTTAAGTGTCCCCGTTGtaattttgaatcaaatttccCAAGAGGCTTTAAGAAACATTTAACTCATTGTCAAAACCGCCACAATGAAGAAGCTAATAAGAAGCTTATGGAAACTATTgagcctcctccccctcccccaccaccaCCTCCCCCTCCATCACCTCCACCTCCCCCTCCACCTGAAGAGCAAacctaa